The Sesamum indicum cultivar Zhongzhi No. 13 linkage group LG6, S_indicum_v1.0, whole genome shotgun sequence genome has a segment encoding these proteins:
- the LOC105163849 gene encoding ubiquitin-conjugating enzyme E2-17 kDa gives MASKRILKELKDLQKDPPTSCSAGPVAEDMFHWQATIMGPSDSPYAGGVFLVSIHFPPDYPFKPPKVAFRTKVFHPNINSNGSICLDILKEQWSPALTISKVLLSICSLLTDPNPDDPLVPEIAHMYKTDRAKYEATARSWTQKYAMG, from the exons GATACTGAAGGAGCTCAAGGATTTGCAGAAGGATCCTCCGACGTCATGCAGTGCCG gTCCCGTAGCAGAAGATATGTTCCATTGGCAAGCAACAATAATGGGGCCTTCTGATAGCCCCTATGCTGGGGgtgtatttttagtttcaattCATTTCCCTCCTGATTATCCTTTTAAACCTCCAAAG GTTGCATTTAGGACAAAGGTATTTCACCCTAACATCAATAGCAATGGAAGCATTTGCCTTGATATTCTGAAAGAACAGTGGAGTCCAGCTTTGACCATCTCTAAG GTCCTGCTGTCCATCTGCTCCTTGTTGACGGATCCAAATCCTGATGATCCTCTCGTACCAGAAATTGCTCATATGTACAAGACAGACCGGGCCAAGTATGAGGCCACCGCCCGTAGCTGGACACAAAAATATGCCATGGGATGA
- the LOC105163974 gene encoding zinc finger BED domain-containing protein RICESLEEPER 2-like: MKAKADKSKDGLLQTQLGFVTSSVDPTSCPSMYVGKFGMEKMKESVAHWILMHEHPFSIVEEEGFNLMQRRGMPKWREITRNTAKTYCINVYEAEKKKMKSLLKNVNKISLTTNCWKSKNQKIGYMVITGHWIDESWQLQKRVLNFVHIPPPYRDLEIANAIWRCLENWGIDGKIHTISVDNASANDSAIENLKIYVKNKRRLLCEGKLFHVRCCAHILNLIAQDGLSDIKDIVDVIRDSVEYVRRSDARFKIFSEIVKQLNLPDKKLVDDCRTRWNSTYEMLAAAIKFKDVFPMFADREPHYDICPSAEDWTKAEKVCSVLELFWTAMHIVSGSDYPTSNLFLNEVSRVKVLLDKKSLEHDIFIQNMVARMKNKFDKYWGDTNLLMSIAAALDPKCKLRALEFCFPRLYFSGNVERQITIIRKTLYELYSEYVAISNIEDESIGEGQRNKLSNRDLANVEIQSGWSEYAEYLKSVESIHSQKSELDIYLEENCYIFEKDKKDGKDFDVLEWWRVHALKYKILSILARDILAIAITTVASEATFSAGSRVIDKYRASLTSDTVQVLMCGGDWLKKRFGVKKKSLSDKKAIYVNLPLDGDVSKV; this comes from the exons ATGAAAGCAAAAGCTGACAAGTCCAAAGATGGACTTTTGCAAACACAACTTGGTTTTGTCACTTCTAGTGTAGATCCAACTTCGTGTCCAAGTATGTATGTTGGGAAGTTTGGTATGGAGAAGATGAAAGAATCAGTGGCTCATTGGATACTGATGCATGAGCATCCTTTTTCTATTGTGGAAGAAGAGGGATTCAATTTGATGCAAAGAAGAGGAATGCCTAAGTGGCGtgaaattacaagaaataCAGCCAAAACTTATTGCATCAACGTTTATGAggcagaaaagaagaagatgaagagtttattaaaaaatgtgaacAAAATCAGTCTCACAACGAATTGTTGGAAATCAAAGAACCAAAAGATCGGGTACATGGTCATTACAGGTCATTGGATTGATGAAAGTTGGCAATTACAGAAGCGTGTACTTAACTTTGTTCACATTCCACCTCCATATCGAGATCTTGAAATTGCGAATGCTATTTGGCGCTGCTTGGAGAATTGGGGTATCGATGGTAAGATCCACACCATATCTGTAGATAACGCGTCTGCCAATGATTCAGCTATTGAAAATCTGAAGATTTatgtgaaaaacaaaagaagactACTTTGTGAGGGAAAACTATTCCACGTAAGATGTTGCGCTCATATACTTAATCTCATTGCTCAAGATGGACTTTCtgatattaaagatattgTTGATGTTATACGTGATAGTGTAGAGTATGTCCGACGATCCGATGcaagatttaaaatattttctgagaTAGTGAAGCAATTGAATTTACCAGACAAGAAGTTAGTTGATGATTGTCGGACAAGGTGGAACTCAACATATGAAATGTTGGCTGCTGCAATCAAATTCAAAGATGTCTTCCCAATGTTTGCTGATCGGGAACCACATTATGATATTTGTCCAAGTGCAGAGGATTGGACAAAAGCAGAGAAAGTATGCTCGGTATTAGAGCTATTTTGGACAGCTATGCACATTGTTTCCGGAAGTGATTATCCTACTTCAAATTTGTTCCTTAATGAGGTGAGCAGAGTAAAAGTTTTGTTAGATAAGAAGTCATTAGAGCATGATATATTCATTCAGAACATGGTTGCAAGAATGAAGAACAAGTTTGACAAATATTGGGGAGATACTAATTTGCTGATGTCTATAGCAGCTGCTTTGGATCCAAAGTGTAAGTTGAGAGCGCTTGAATTCTGCTTTCCAAGACTATATTTTTCAGGGAATGTTGAGAGGCAAATTACTATTATTCGGAAGACGTTATATGAGCTCTATTCTGAGTATGTGGCTATTTCTAACATTGAAGACGAGTCAATTGGAGAAGGGCAAAGAAACAAACTATCGAATCGAGATCTTGCAAATGTTGAAATTCAAAGTGGCTGGTCTGAGTATGCTGAATATCTGAAGTCAGTGGAATCTATTCATTCTCAAAAGTCTGAACTTGATATATATCTTGAGGAAAACTGTTATATATTTGAGAAGGACAAAAAGGATGGGAAAGACTTTGATGTTCTGGAATGGTGGAGAGTTCATGCATTGAAGTATAAGATTTTATCGATATTGGCAAGAGATATTTTAGCTATCGCGATCACCACTGTTGCTTCTGAGGCTACATTTAGTGCGGGAAGTAGAGTAATAGACAAATATCGTGCATCATTGACTTCAGATACGGTTCAAGTATTGATGTGTGGAGGAGATTGGCTGAAAAAACGCTTTGGAGTGAAGAAAAAATCTTTG AGTGACAAAAAAgcaatatatgtaaatttgcCTCTCGATGGTGATGTGTCAAAG GTTTGA